The Chryseolinea soli genome contains a region encoding:
- a CDS encoding serine hydrolase domain-containing protein produces MKSFPFAIAFFLVTLLSCATKEKTESPIATALDDHFRAEFPDQEPGAAVLVMKGDSIVFAKGYGLADLKTKAPITTKTLFNLGSVSKTFVASAILILQERGKLSVEDSLLKYFPAFKSKDIARRVKIKHLLTHTSGLADNRRVNSDTVFYLTAKDAENWYPETQLDSLSFAPGSQFEYSNPAYNGLALIVEQVSGQKWQTFVKENIFDPAGMTTSTITDGPHPEQGVSHGYVLHHGQWIEDDYGEEPTFPAAGNGGVWSSVEELMRYEQAFQQAKFLKAETIREARTIQTYPQWTSANKPFVGWPWFITQQDSVTLIGHPGSQGGFLTNYVTVPEKKIFFVILCNAPREAYEMETTTSFILQELKKRNWLE; encoded by the coding sequence ATGAAATCGTTTCCATTCGCGATCGCCTTTTTTCTGGTAACCCTGCTCTCTTGTGCCACAAAAGAGAAAACGGAATCCCCCATCGCCACCGCGCTGGACGACCATTTCCGCGCCGAATTTCCGGACCAGGAGCCCGGCGCCGCTGTCCTGGTGATGAAGGGCGACAGCATCGTGTTTGCCAAAGGCTATGGCCTGGCCGACCTGAAGACCAAAGCGCCCATCACGACCAAAACGCTGTTCAATCTCGGCTCCGTCTCCAAAACGTTCGTGGCAAGCGCCATCCTAATCCTACAGGAGCGGGGAAAATTGTCTGTGGAAGACAGCCTCCTCAAGTATTTTCCAGCATTTAAAAGCAAGGACATCGCCCGCCGGGTAAAGATCAAACACCTGCTCACGCATACTTCGGGTTTGGCCGACAACCGCCGGGTGAATAGCGATACCGTATTTTACCTCACGGCCAAGGACGCCGAAAATTGGTATCCCGAAACCCAGCTCGATTCCCTGTCGTTTGCGCCGGGTTCCCAATTCGAATACTCCAACCCAGCCTATAATGGTCTGGCGCTTATCGTGGAACAAGTGAGCGGGCAGAAATGGCAGACGTTTGTGAAGGAAAATATTTTTGACCCCGCGGGCATGACCACCAGCACCATCACGGACGGTCCGCATCCGGAACAAGGCGTCTCGCACGGCTACGTGCTCCACCACGGACAATGGATCGAAGATGATTATGGGGAAGAACCTACTTTCCCGGCGGCGGGCAACGGTGGCGTGTGGAGTTCTGTGGAGGAGTTGATGCGCTATGAGCAAGCCTTTCAGCAAGCAAAATTTCTGAAGGCAGAAACCATCCGGGAGGCGCGAACCATCCAAACCTACCCGCAGTGGACCAGTGCGAACAAACCGTTTGTCGGCTGGCCGTGGTTTATCACGCAACAAGATAGCGTCACGTTGATCGGCCACCCGGGAAGCCAAGGCGGTTTTCTCACGAACTACGTGACGGTGCCGGAGAAAAAAATATTTTTCGTCATCCTCTGCAATGCCCCGCGCGAAGCGTATGAGATGGAGACGACCACCTCGTTCATATTGCAAGAGCTGAAGAAACGGAATTGGCTCGAGTAA
- a CDS encoding sensor histidine kinase, which yields MLRRILLVPGFLIVTFSGMSQALLLTEGGHVPVKSNMVYWRDETGQLTLGDIETKTLQPVAGNESPGFGFDRAVYWFRMDVENVSKAENWLVEVNYSPLDRVDLFSQTDSSGAWTQRTAGDFFPVTSYRHPVFTVKVPVHEKRSFYLRVQTTSSVQVPVAFWDQGAFTEASNNIQIVNGLFYGAMFIMTLYQLFLFLSIRDRITFYYVLTLVAMTNVVAFFQGYNYLYLHPHQPIFNDYFAILTGPVFILFSTLLTRAFLKLRHFSRWLDGLLLANMVLDVGVAVAMLIFFREISYKYHHYFMLSHCLLALSSAGYCLSRNYRPARYYLIAWVSPLLAAALFTLSNLGYISGNLSTNYGALMIGCVLQTLFISFALGDRWSTLEKENHDAKELELRREQSEKERLEEEVRLRTDEIHQQNLQLEEVNNVKDKLFSVVSHDIRGPLSSLHLALTLAKSGTLSNDEFQKITTGLETRLAQTTEFIDNLLQWAKLQMKGEKYEPDRLNLSDLAQETVRLLESECRDKKITLKNTLQGELEAYADLNMIRSVLRNLLTNAIKFTRAEGTVTLSAYRVDSKIIISVADTGVGIPARNRERLFTIGSITTQGTRQEKGTGLGLLLCKEFIEKHGGKIWFESEDGKGTTFYFSLSQFVENYNAAKAQR from the coding sequence ATGCTGCGACGCATACTCCTGGTTCCCGGTTTTCTCATCGTGACATTCTCCGGAATGTCACAAGCGTTGCTGTTGACCGAAGGAGGACACGTGCCGGTGAAAAGCAACATGGTCTACTGGCGCGACGAAACGGGCCAGCTCACGCTCGGGGACATCGAAACCAAAACCTTGCAGCCCGTGGCCGGAAATGAGTCGCCGGGATTCGGGTTCGATCGTGCCGTGTATTGGTTTAGGATGGACGTTGAAAATGTGTCGAAGGCCGAGAACTGGCTCGTCGAAGTAAACTACTCGCCGCTGGACCGCGTCGACCTCTTTTCACAAACCGATTCTTCCGGCGCATGGACACAGCGCACCGCGGGCGATTTCTTTCCCGTCACGTCCTATCGCCACCCGGTCTTCACCGTGAAGGTGCCCGTACATGAAAAACGCTCGTTCTACCTGCGCGTGCAGACCACGTCGTCGGTGCAGGTTCCCGTGGCGTTTTGGGACCAGGGCGCGTTCACCGAGGCATCGAACAACATCCAGATCGTGAACGGATTGTTCTACGGCGCCATGTTCATCATGACGCTCTACCAATTGTTCTTGTTCCTTTCGATCCGCGACCGGATCACGTTCTATTACGTGCTCACCTTGGTGGCCATGACCAACGTGGTGGCGTTCTTTCAAGGCTACAACTATCTTTATCTCCATCCCCATCAACCCATCTTCAACGATTACTTTGCGATCCTCACGGGCCCGGTGTTCATCCTGTTTTCCACACTGCTCACACGCGCTTTTTTGAAGTTGAGGCATTTCAGTCGATGGCTGGATGGTTTGCTGCTGGCCAACATGGTGTTGGACGTGGGCGTGGCCGTGGCGATGCTCATTTTCTTCCGGGAGATCTCGTATAAGTATCATCACTATTTCATGCTGAGCCATTGCCTGTTGGCCTTGTCTTCGGCCGGCTATTGCTTATCGAGAAATTACCGGCCCGCGCGCTATTATCTCATCGCATGGGTGTCGCCCTTGCTGGCGGCGGCGTTGTTCACGTTGAGCAACCTGGGGTATATCTCCGGCAACCTCAGCACCAACTATGGCGCGCTCATGATCGGCTGCGTGTTGCAAACCCTCTTCATCTCGTTCGCCTTGGGCGACCGTTGGAGCACGCTCGAAAAAGAAAACCACGATGCCAAGGAATTGGAGCTGCGACGCGAGCAAAGCGAAAAAGAACGCCTCGAAGAAGAAGTTCGCCTGCGCACCGACGAGATCCACCAGCAGAACCTGCAGCTCGAAGAAGTGAACAACGTGAAGGACAAACTTTTCTCTGTGGTATCGCACGACATCCGCGGGCCGCTAAGTTCGTTGCACCTGGCCCTCACGCTCGCCAAGTCGGGAACGCTGAGCAACGACGAGTTCCAAAAAATTACAACAGGTTTGGAAACGCGCCTCGCACAAACCACGGAGTTCATCGACAACCTTTTGCAATGGGCCAAACTCCAGATGAAGGGTGAGAAATACGAACCGGATCGCCTCAACCTGTCGGACCTTGCGCAGGAAACCGTGCGCTTGCTGGAGTCCGAGTGCCGTGATAAAAAAATCACCTTGAAGAATACGTTGCAAGGTGAACTGGAGGCCTATGCCGACCTGAACATGATCCGCTCCGTGCTGCGCAACCTGCTGACGAACGCCATAAAATTCACCCGCGCCGAAGGCACCGTCACGCTCAGTGCCTACCGCGTCGACAGCAAGATCATCATCTCCGTGGCCGACACCGGTGTGGGCATTCCGGCCCGCAACCGCGAGCGGCTCTTCACCATCGGGAGCATCACTACACAAGGCACGCGCCAGGAGAAAGGCACCGGCCTGGGCTTGTTGTTGTGCAAGGAATTTATCGAGAAGCACGGCGGCAAGATCTGGTTTGAGAGCGAAGACGGTAAGGGCACCACCTTCTATTTTTCGTTGTCCCAATTCGTGGAAAACTACAATGCCGCAAAAGCGCAGCGCTGA
- a CDS encoding GAF domain-containing protein produces MAEELIIAPTTNKAERYATLIPQIESLVTGEPDLVANLSNIAAALRQTLNFFWVGFYLVKNDQLVLGPFQGPIACTRINFGKGVCGTSWKEKKTILVPDVEAFPGHIACSSASKSEIVLPAFKNGDVALVLDVDSDVLNDFDDTDQRELEKVMRIIENLL; encoded by the coding sequence ATGGCCGAAGAACTGATCATCGCTCCCACCACCAACAAAGCCGAGCGCTACGCCACCTTGATTCCCCAGATCGAATCGTTGGTGACGGGCGAGCCCGACCTGGTGGCAAACCTTTCTAACATTGCCGCCGCCCTGCGACAGACCCTCAACTTCTTTTGGGTGGGATTCTACCTGGTGAAGAACGATCAACTGGTGCTGGGGCCCTTCCAGGGACCGATTGCCTGCACGCGCATCAACTTCGGCAAGGGCGTCTGCGGCACATCGTGGAAAGAAAAGAAGACCATCCTCGTGCCCGACGTCGAAGCGTTCCCCGGTCACATTGCCTGCAGCTCGGCTTCAAAGTCGGAGATCGTGCTGCCCGCTTTTAAAAACGGTGACGTCGCCCTGGTGCTGGACGTCGACAGCGATGTGCTCAACGACTTCGACGACACCGACCAACGCGAGCTCGAAAAGGTGATGCGCATCATCGAAAACCTGCTCTGA
- a CDS encoding Rossmann-like and DUF2520 domain-containing protein, translated as MSFIGSGNLAWHLAPALDNAGFAVKEVYSPNPSHAGQLVERLYEAEVKASLDFSTSASKIFVIAATDDAIPDIAKEIVLPEDSILVHTSGAQPLSVLGYAATSRTGVFYPLQTFSKSRKIDLAAVPFFVESESSDTEKVLTAMAKSVSKQVFKITSQERKALHVAAVFASNFTNHMLLLSQEIMKDNSLSFDWLKPLISETLNKSLTIGPENAQTGPARRGDFETLDQHLEFLTAEDEEVAELYKVISQHIIDRYQK; from the coding sequence GTGTCTTTTATTGGTTCGGGCAACCTGGCCTGGCACCTTGCTCCGGCGTTGGACAACGCCGGGTTTGCTGTGAAGGAAGTGTATAGTCCCAATCCTTCGCACGCGGGGCAGCTCGTCGAACGTCTGTATGAAGCAGAAGTGAAAGCTTCGCTTGACTTTTCGACAAGCGCTTCCAAGATCTTTGTTATTGCTGCCACCGACGATGCCATTCCCGATATTGCAAAAGAGATCGTGTTGCCGGAAGACTCCATCCTGGTCCATACGTCGGGCGCGCAGCCGTTGAGCGTGTTGGGCTATGCGGCGACTTCACGCACGGGAGTTTTTTATCCGTTGCAAACGTTTAGCAAATCGCGAAAGATCGATCTGGCGGCTGTTCCTTTTTTTGTTGAGAGTGAAAGCAGCGACACCGAGAAAGTGCTGACGGCCATGGCCAAGAGTGTGAGCAAGCAGGTGTTCAAGATCACCTCACAGGAGCGCAAGGCCCTGCACGTGGCGGCGGTGTTTGCTTCGAATTTCACCAACCACATGTTGTTGCTTTCGCAAGAGATCATGAAAGACAACAGCCTGAGCTTCGACTGGCTGAAACCCCTCATCTCCGAAACGCTCAACAAGAGTCTCACCATCGGTCCCGAAAATGCGCAGACGGGTCCCGCCCGGCGCGGCGATTTCGAAACACTCGATCAACACCTGGAATTTTTGACGGCAGAAGATGAAGAAGTGGCAGAGCTTTACAAAGTGATCAGCCAGCACATCATTGACCGGTATCAGAAATAG
- a CDS encoding cupin domain-containing protein, with amino-acid sequence MQKVNIQEKLASFSDYWNPRIVGELNGQHVKATKLKGEFIWHHHDHEDELFLVIKGKLKMEFREKTVEVNPGEFIIVPRGVEHKPVADEEVELLLFEPASTLNTGNVENERTRKALEKI; translated from the coding sequence ATGCAAAAAGTCAACATTCAGGAGAAGCTGGCCTCGTTTTCGGACTATTGGAACCCGCGCATCGTGGGTGAACTGAACGGACAGCACGTAAAGGCCACGAAATTAAAGGGTGAATTTATCTGGCATCACCACGACCACGAAGACGAACTGTTCCTGGTGATCAAAGGAAAATTAAAAATGGAATTCCGCGAAAAAACCGTGGAAGTGAACCCCGGAGAGTTTATCATTGTACCCCGCGGGGTAGAGCACAAGCCCGTGGCCGACGAGGAAGTGGAATTGCTGCTCTTCGAACCCGCCTCCACCCTCAACACCGGCAACGTGGAAAATGAACGAACCCGGAAAGCGCTGGAGAAAATATAA
- the hemB gene encoding porphobilinogen synthase, with amino-acid sequence MSQEFTFHRRPRRNRKSEAVRSLVEETRVTTDDLIFPLFLLDGKNQKTEVASMPGIFRRSVDLMLKEIEECLKIGIRAFDVFPAVEDQWKDKEATRSYDPDFFYLKALRGIKKHFPEACIMTDVAMDPYSSDGHDGLVRDGKILNDETLDILGKMALAQADTGIDILGPSDMMDGRVGYIRNLLDKNGYTDVSIMSYTAKYASGFYNPFRDALDSAPKFGDKKTYQMNPANRREALIEARLDEDEGADFLMVKPALAYLDIIRLLRDNTALPITAYNVSGEYSMVKAAAQKGWLDGERVMKETLLSIKRAGADVILTYFAKEFAQSLKQ; translated from the coding sequence ATGTCACAAGAGTTTACCTTTCACCGGCGGCCGAGGCGAAACCGGAAAAGTGAAGCCGTGCGCAGCTTGGTAGAAGAAACGCGCGTCACCACCGACGACCTCATTTTCCCGCTTTTCCTGTTGGACGGCAAAAATCAAAAGACCGAAGTGGCCTCCATGCCCGGCATTTTCAGGCGGTCTGTCGATTTAATGTTGAAAGAAATAGAGGAATGTTTGAAGATTGGTATACGTGCCTTCGATGTTTTTCCTGCTGTGGAAGACCAGTGGAAAGACAAGGAGGCCACCCGAAGTTATGACCCTGATTTCTTTTATCTGAAAGCCCTCCGCGGAATAAAAAAACATTTCCCCGAAGCCTGCATCATGACCGATGTGGCCATGGATCCCTATAGCTCCGACGGCCACGATGGCCTGGTGCGCGATGGCAAGATCCTGAACGACGAAACCCTCGACATCCTGGGCAAGATGGCCCTGGCCCAAGCCGACACGGGCATCGACATTTTGGGGCCCTCCGATATGATGGATGGACGCGTGGGCTACATCCGGAACCTGTTGGACAAAAACGGCTATACCGATGTGTCCATCATGAGCTACACGGCAAAATATGCCAGCGGATTCTACAATCCCTTTCGCGACGCACTGGACTCTGCGCCCAAGTTCGGCGACAAAAAAACATACCAGATGAACCCCGCCAACCGCCGCGAAGCCCTCATCGAAGCCCGCCTGGACGAAGACGAAGGCGCCGACTTTTTGATGGTGAAGCCGGCCCTGGCCTACCTGGATATTATCAGACTATTAAGAGATAACACGGCTTTGCCCATCACCGCCTACAACGTGAGCGGTGAATACAGCATGGTGAAGGCCGCAGCACAGAAGGGATGGTTGGATGGAGAACGGGTGATGAAGGAAACCCTGCTGAGCATTAAGCGCGCCGGTGCCGATGTGATCCTGACCTATTTTGCAAAAGAATTTGCACAGTCCCTGAAACAATAA
- the ribD gene encoding bifunctional diaminohydroxyphosphoribosylaminopyrimidine deaminase/5-amino-6-(5-phosphoribosylamino)uracil reductase RibD, giving the protein MTKHDHHTDELFMRRALELATLGRGQVSPNPLVGCVIVHDGKIIGEGWHKKYGEAHAEVNAVNSVDNPALLAESTVYVNLEPCSHFGKTPPCADMLIAHRVKKVVVANLDSNPLVSGAGIKKLRAAGIEVITGILDKEGHTLNEAFFTYITQQRPFIVLKWAETADGFIARENYDSKWISHELSRQVVHQWRAGLDAILVGSRTVAHDNPQLTVRDWSGRNPIRVVIDRFLRLDKKLHVFDGSQKTLRYNVLKHEEHPGLSYVRLDENDFLQQLIKDLHKQKIQSVLVEGGAHTLQHFINTGMWDEARIFQSPRCFEKGIAAPIIRGRLTAQHMLAEDTLKILRPLAASPKKVQ; this is encoded by the coding sequence ATGACCAAACACGACCATCATACCGACGAGCTTTTTATGCGCCGTGCACTCGAGCTGGCTACACTGGGTCGTGGACAAGTGAGCCCCAACCCGCTGGTAGGTTGTGTCATCGTGCACGACGGCAAGATCATTGGCGAAGGCTGGCACAAAAAATACGGCGAAGCCCACGCCGAAGTGAATGCGGTGAACAGCGTGGATAATCCGGCGCTGCTCGCGGAGAGCACGGTGTATGTGAACCTCGAACCTTGCTCGCATTTTGGCAAAACGCCGCCGTGTGCCGACATGCTCATCGCCCATCGCGTAAAAAAAGTAGTGGTGGCCAACCTCGACTCCAACCCGCTCGTCTCGGGTGCGGGCATCAAAAAGTTACGCGCCGCCGGCATCGAGGTGATCACGGGCATCCTGGACAAAGAAGGACACACGCTCAACGAAGCGTTCTTCACCTACATCACGCAGCAACGCCCCTTCATTGTGCTGAAGTGGGCCGAGACAGCCGATGGGTTTATCGCGCGCGAAAATTATGATTCGAAGTGGATCAGTCACGAGTTGTCAAGACAAGTAGTGCATCAATGGCGTGCGGGGTTGGATGCGATCCTGGTGGGGTCGCGCACGGTCGCCCACGACAATCCCCAATTGACGGTGCGCGACTGGAGCGGGCGCAATCCCATTCGTGTGGTCATCGATCGTTTCTTGCGGCTTGATAAAAAATTGCACGTGTTCGATGGATCGCAAAAAACGCTGCGCTACAATGTGCTGAAACACGAAGAGCATCCCGGACTTTCTTATGTGCGTTTGGATGAAAATGATTTTCTGCAGCAACTCATAAAAGATCTACACAAACAAAAGATTCAATCCGTGCTCGTGGAAGGTGGCGCGCATACGTTGCAGCATTTCATTAACACGGGAATGTGGGATGAAGCGCGCATATTTCAATCACCGCGTTGTTTTGAGAAGGGCATTGCTGCACCCATTATCCGCGGCAGGTTAACTGCACAGCATATGTTGGCGGAAGATACGCTGAAGATCTTGCGGCCTTTAGCGGCATCTCCAAAGAAAGTCCAATAG
- a CDS encoding helix-turn-helix domain-containing protein: protein MPYRIDLFAVFIFLGIVQGIFLSLFFLSKENRQIQANLFHGMLLLAMVGCTLEIFLMYTGYIVHCLFLVDFSEPLGMAIGPLFYLLVLSYIHGGISKKQYGHLVFPVVYVFLELPFLLQPDDVKYNAYIWAYHPELPLRDVTAVYDARMFWVTDHATETILISLALYGILSVIAVTRAFRQKKESFWKPAHPVLRSLREPIVQMITASVIVLAVKLTNVADTGDHLFAVYVSIVIYFTSFRVIRRSGFFKHASLAEAPKYKSSSLSPDLQNALVEKLKLLMAEQKPFLQADFSLPELAHQLGSTVHIVSQVINERLGKNFFEMAAEYRVEEAKRLLREQPNIKVEEIAEQVGYSSKSSFNTVFKKYTGTTPSRFRAEKS, encoded by the coding sequence ATGCCCTACCGCATCGACCTGTTTGCTGTTTTTATTTTTCTTGGCATCGTGCAGGGCATTTTCCTGTCGTTGTTTTTCCTGTCGAAGGAAAACCGGCAAATACAGGCCAACCTGTTTCATGGCATGTTGCTGCTGGCCATGGTAGGCTGCACCCTGGAGATCTTCCTGATGTACACCGGCTACATCGTGCACTGCCTCTTCCTGGTGGATTTCTCGGAGCCTCTCGGCATGGCCATCGGTCCGCTGTTCTATCTATTGGTGTTGAGCTATATTCACGGTGGAATATCAAAAAAACAATACGGGCACCTGGTCTTCCCGGTGGTCTATGTTTTTTTGGAATTGCCTTTCCTGCTGCAGCCCGATGACGTGAAATACAATGCCTACATCTGGGCCTATCACCCGGAGTTGCCGCTGCGCGATGTGACGGCCGTATATGATGCCCGCATGTTTTGGGTGACCGACCACGCAACCGAAACGATCTTGATCAGCTTAGCGCTGTATGGTATCCTGAGTGTGATTGCTGTGACACGGGCCTTCCGTCAAAAGAAAGAATCTTTCTGGAAGCCGGCACACCCCGTGCTGAGAAGTTTGCGCGAACCTATCGTGCAAATGATCACGGCGTCGGTGATCGTGCTGGCGGTGAAGCTCACCAACGTGGCCGATACCGGCGATCATCTCTTTGCCGTGTATGTGTCCATTGTCATTTACTTCACCAGCTTTCGCGTGATCCGCCGCTCCGGATTTTTCAAACACGCATCGCTCGCCGAAGCGCCCAAATACAAAAGCTCTTCGCTTTCGCCCGACTTGCAAAATGCCCTCGTTGAAAAGTTAAAACTGCTGATGGCCGAGCAAAAGCCTTTTCTCCAAGCCGACTTCTCTTTGCCCGAACTCGCCCACCAGTTGGGGTCCACCGTGCACATCGTGTCGCAAGTGATCAACGAACGGTTGGGAAAAAACTTCTTCGAGATGGCGGCCGAATACCGCGTGGAGGAAGCGAAGCGTTTGCTGAGGGAACAACCCAACATCAAAGTGGAGGAGATCGCCGAACAGGTAGGCTATAGTTCAAAATCTTCTTTCAACACCGTGTTCAAAAAATACACCGGTACTACGCCCTCGCGATTCAGGGCAGAAAAATCATAA
- a CDS encoding glutamine amidotransferase-related protein, protein MKRIRLALVGDFSKKIPTLRALQEAIDHCRPFLDFMLEAVWTPTAFLDETTFHENKFHGVLIAPGSPYDNDEAVYNTIRWARENDFPLLGFCGGFQYMVIEYARNVLKMETASHEESDPQGKRLVVSKMSCSLKGLTEEVRITDRESWLFKVLHTETLTGHFFCSYGVNPKFQYQINKAPFVFTALSPQGEARAVELKGHRFFNGTLFQPSLDSAPGHPNPLLLDFLWRCR, encoded by the coding sequence ATGAAACGCATTCGCCTCGCCTTGGTTGGCGACTTTAGCAAAAAGATCCCGACCCTCCGGGCCCTCCAGGAAGCGATCGATCATTGCCGTCCCTTCCTGGACTTTATGCTGGAAGCGGTGTGGACCCCCACGGCCTTCCTGGATGAAACCACTTTTCACGAAAATAAATTTCATGGCGTCCTCATCGCGCCTGGCTCACCCTACGACAACGACGAAGCCGTGTACAACACCATTCGCTGGGCCCGCGAAAATGATTTTCCCTTGCTGGGCTTTTGTGGCGGGTTTCAATACATGGTCATCGAATATGCCCGTAACGTGCTGAAGATGGAAACGGCGTCTCATGAAGAAAGTGACCCGCAGGGCAAACGCCTTGTGGTCTCTAAAATGAGTTGCTCTTTGAAAGGATTGACCGAAGAAGTGCGCATCACCGACCGCGAATCGTGGCTCTTCAAAGTGCTTCACACCGAAACGCTGACGGGACATTTCTTTTGCAGCTATGGTGTAAATCCCAAATTTCAGTATCAGATCAACAAGGCGCCTTTTGTATTCACCGCGCTATCTCCACAAGGCGAAGCGCGCGCCGTCGAGTTGAAAGGCCATCGTTTTTTTAACGGCACCTTGTTCCAGCCTTCGCTGGACTCGGCACCCGGCCATCCTAATCCTTTGCTATTGGACTTTCTTTGGAGATGCCGCTAA
- the prmC gene encoding peptide chain release factor N(5)-glutamine methyltransferase: MKNSKALFRYFVSRIRSEDADEVNAMAYIVLEHLFSISRTDVLAEKPVTVSPEAEEEMNVILNRLNTGEPLQYVLGEAEFYGRRFRVRPGVLIPRPETEELVREVVESGARSQEPGARSQHSVVRSQGSVVGGGAVRVLDIGTGTGCIPVTLFLELVGAEVFAVDVSDVAVAVARENASLWNAKVEIVQLDILKEALPWEGLDVIVSNPPYIPWSERVDMRRNVTDFEPALALFVPEDDPLIFYKAIAKQASRALRRSGLLAVEINERFGEGVAEVFQNAGFKEVVIIKDIFGKERIVKGVLG, translated from the coding sequence ATGAAGAATTCCAAAGCGTTGTTCCGGTATTTCGTGAGCCGCATCCGTTCCGAGGATGCGGATGAGGTCAATGCCATGGCCTACATTGTGCTGGAACATCTTTTTTCAATTTCCAGAACCGATGTGTTGGCGGAGAAACCCGTGACCGTTTCGCCGGAGGCGGAAGAAGAAATGAACGTCATCCTAAACCGGCTCAATACCGGCGAACCCTTGCAATATGTGTTGGGGGAAGCGGAGTTTTATGGGAGAAGGTTTAGGGTGAGGCCGGGGGTGCTTATTCCGAGACCGGAGACGGAGGAGTTGGTGCGGGAGGTGGTCGAGTCAGGAGCCAGAAGCCAGGAGCCAGGAGCCAGGAGTCAGCATTCGGTAGTCAGGAGCCAGGGGTCAGTAGTTGGGGGTGGGGCTGTTCGGGTGTTGGATATCGGGACGGGTACGGGGTGTATTCCGGTTACTTTGTTTTTGGAGTTGGTGGGGGCGGAGGTTTTTGCGGTGGATGTTAGTGATGTGGCGGTGGCGGTGGCCAGGGAGAACGCTTCTTTGTGGAATGCCAAGGTTGAAATTGTACAACTCGATATATTGAAAGAGGCGTTGCCTTGGGAAGGTCTGGATGTGATCGTGAGCAATCCGCCGTATATTCCTTGGAGTGAGAGGGTGGATATGCGAAGGAATGTGACGGATTTTGAGCCGGCGTTGGCGCTTTTTGTGCCCGAGGATGATCCGTTGATCTTTTATAAGGCGATCGCAAAACAGGCTTCGCGCGCCCTTCGCCGGTCTGGGTTGCTCGCGGTGGAGATCAATGAGCGGTTTGGCGAAGGTGTGGCAGAGGTCTTCCAGAATGCGGGATTCAAGGAGGTGGTGATCATAAAGGATATCTTCGGGAAGGAAAGAATTGTAAAAGGTGTTTTAGGTTGA
- a CDS encoding GNAT family N-acetyltransferase yields the protein MTAELQIENTVPADLGFVYTLFDHSIDYQEKKGAPVWRGYDKGALVKDVKDGNQYKIVIQSQIAIVFSVCYTDAVIWREMENGTSMYLHRIVVNPAFKGQKLFGKILAWAVNHARQKGLATVRMDTWDNNPSLIDYYKSFGFTFIGHYVTPDTPELPAHNRKLPIVLLEMKL from the coding sequence ATGACTGCGGAACTCCAAATTGAAAACACGGTCCCAGCCGACCTGGGATTCGTCTATACGCTGTTCGATCACTCCATTGACTACCAGGAGAAAAAAGGTGCGCCGGTTTGGAGAGGTTACGACAAGGGTGCTTTAGTGAAAGACGTCAAAGACGGGAATCAATACAAGATCGTGATCCAGTCGCAGATCGCCATCGTCTTTAGCGTTTGCTATACCGATGCCGTGATCTGGAGGGAAATGGAGAATGGCACGTCCATGTATCTCCACAGAATTGTGGTGAACCCTGCTTTTAAAGGTCAAAAGTTATTTGGGAAAATTTTAGCGTGGGCCGTAAATCACGCCCGGCAAAAAGGACTTGCCACCGTTCGGATGGATACGTGGGATAACAATCCTTCCCTGATCGATTACTACAAAAGTTTTGGATTTACATTTATCGGTCACTATGTGACGCCGGACACTCCGGAATTGCCGGCCCATAACCGAAAGTTGCCGATCGTGCTGCTGGAGATGAAACTGTAG